From Arcobacter arenosus:
AACTAGACCCAGTTGAAGCACTTAGAACAAATTAGGAATAGATTATGAAAAAATTATTAATTACATCTTTATTTTTAAGTTCAATATTTTCAATTAATATCCTTGCTCAAAATATACTTGAACAAGTTGATGAAAAAATGGCACCTGGAAGTAGTGAAAGCTACAAAAAATTAGTAAATATAGAACCAGATGGAACAAAAAAAGAGTTTTTACTTTATCAAGCAAGAAAAGGCAGTAATAAAATGGTATCTGCTTTTTTAAAACCAGAGTCTGAAAAAGGAAGAACAACTTTAAGAGTTGATGATAATATGTGGCTTTATCTTCCAGATGTTGGAAGAGCAATTAGAATCACTTCAATGCAAAGTGTTATAGGTGGTGTTTTTAATAACTCAGATATTATGAGATTAGATTTTGCAACAGAATATGATATAGTCTCTCAAAAAGATAATGATAATGAAATCTTAGTTGAAACAAAAGCTAAAACAGATACTGTTGCCTATGATAAATTATTAATGAAAATAGATAAAAAAACAATGACTCCAAAAGAGATAGAGTGCTATGCTTCTACAGGAATGTTGATAAAAACTTTATACTATAAAGATATAAAAGATTTTGGAAATGGAATAGTTAGACCAGCTGTAATGGAAACAAAAAGTCCACTTTATAAAGGTTATACTTCAATTATGGTTTATGGAAAAATTGAACCAAAAGAGTTTAGTGATGAAGCATTTACTTTAGATAACTTATCAAAAGTTGAAAATCTAAGAAGATAGATAATGAAAAGAGTTTTTCTATTTTGGGTTTTAGTTTCAACACTTGTTTTCGCTAATGATTATGAGTTTAGTTTTGATGAACTTGAAACAATAGAAACTAAATCCTATGAATATAGTGGATATATTGAGGGTGAATATAAATATCAAACTTTAAATAAAAACTCTCCTTTATATCCAAGTAAAAATAAAAATTCACAAAATAGCTATTTTACAGAACTTTTTTTTAACTATAAATATTTTCTAGATAAGTACACTTTTAATTTGGATTTATTATCAAACTATGAGAATATAGACCAAAATGAAGAGTTTCAAACTATTATAAGTCAGGGATTTATTAATTATAAATATAATGAAAATCATCAGATTTATTTAGGTAAAAAAACTCCAAAATGGGGTAAAGGGTATTATATAAATCCTATTGCTTTTATTGATAGAAAAAAAGACCCAAATGATCCTGAGGGAGCAAGAGAAGGTTTTACTCAAATAAATTATCAATATAATAAAGTTTTAGATGGTAGTTTAAAAAATATATCTTTTGATGCAGTTTATTTAAAAGTAACAAAAGATATCAATGATTACTTTTATAATGAAAATGATTCAGATATTTTAGCTTTTAAAACATATTTTCTTTATAATGATGTAGATATAGATTTGGTTTATCTATATAACAATGATAATGAAGATAAGTTTGGATTTGATTTTTCAACTAATATTCAATCAAATTTTGAAATACATGGGGAGTATGGAATATTTGATGATGGATATTATTCGTATCTGCTTGGATTAAAATATTTGACTGAATCTGAATTAACAATTCTTAGTGAATTTTATTATCAAAATGAAATTCAAAGTAATAGTACAGCTTTTTGGGATAAAAAATATTTTGTAAATTCTTTTACTCAAAAAGAACCATTAGATATTTTATATACTAGTCTTTACTATAAAAATATTTTTAATATAAATGATAAATCTCATCAAAATAAAGTTGGAATTTTATATTCAGGAATTAAAAATTTAGATATTGATTTTTCAATTTCAAAAAATATAGGGAATGATATAAGTGAGTATGGGAAAAAGCTTGTAGACGAAAATTTTTGGCTTAGATTAAAATATAGTTTTTAGCTTTTTTAAAAGTAGCCTTGGAAAGAGAGAGTATTCCAAGGCTGTATTAAAATCAATAGGGGGGGGTATATTTTTATTTTCTTTTTATCACCTCCTTGTTTTTTGGGATGTGTCTTAAGAAAATCTTTTAATC
This genomic window contains:
- a CDS encoding outer membrane lipoprotein-sorting protein; translated protein: MKKLLITSLFLSSIFSINILAQNILEQVDEKMAPGSSESYKKLVNIEPDGTKKEFLLYQARKGSNKMVSAFLKPESEKGRTTLRVDDNMWLYLPDVGRAIRITSMQSVIGGVFNNSDIMRLDFATEYDIVSQKDNDNEILVETKAKTDTVAYDKLLMKIDKKTMTPKEIECYASTGMLIKTLYYKDIKDFGNGIVRPAVMETKSPLYKGYTSIMVYGKIEPKEFSDEAFTLDNLSKVENLRR